TTTTCAATTTTACAACTTACTTTATTTCATCTGGTATAAACCAATAATTATCCTTGTTGTGTTCCTTCATATATGTTTTAAATTCATCTGAACGGTAAGCATCAGCTATTGCCTTAGCCCATTCAGCATCTTTATTCTTTCCATTAACTACAAGAACAAGTTGAAGGTCCTTTAGAACATCCTCAGCAAGTAGAGATGTCTTAGGGTCTACCTTTGATGCATATACAACACTACCTGGTAAAACTCCAAAATCAACATCCTTTAAAACACGAGGAATTTGGCTTGAGTCCATAGGTACAATTTCTATATCTTTTTTGTTTTCTGCAACATCATTTAAAGTAACCTTTGTTAACTCTATTCCCTCTTTTAGCTTAATCCAACCTGCTTTTTGAAGTAGTGCAAGTCCTCTTGCACAGTTTGAAGGATCTTGAGGGATTGCTACCTTTGAACCTTTTTTAACTTCATCAAGTAATTTATGATTTGCTGAGAAAAGCCCAGCAGGTACTGTTGGTATAGGAGTTAATGCTACTAGATTTGCATTTTTCTCCTTATTAAATGTTTTCATATAAGCACTGTGTTGTGATACATTAAAATCTACGCTACCCTCTGCAAGTGCTGTATTATTCATTTGGAACTTTGAAAAATCAACAGTTTTAATTGTATATCCCTTTTTCTCTAAAATAGGCTTTACTGCCTCTTGAAAAAGTACATCATATGGCCCTGGAGATGAACCCATAGTTATTGTTTTTTTCTCCTCTACCTTAGCATCTCCTTGAGTTTCCTTTGTTTTGCTTTGACATCCTACAAGTGATGCAATAGAAATTAAAGAAATAAGTCCTAATGCCAATGCTTTTTTAAACTTTCTTTTCATAAAACTTCCCCCTTATCTAATCTAATATCTAAGTTTCCTTGAAACATAGTTTCCGATGTTTTGAACAAGTTGAACAACCGCTATTAATATAAGCACAGTTATAACCATAACTAAAGTATCAAAACGCTCATATCCATATGAAATTGCAATATCTCCAACTCCTCCTGCCCCAACAGTTCCTGCCATTGCAGTTGCCCCTATAAGTCCAATAGTTGCTGTTGTTATAGAAAGAACAAGAGAAGGCATTGCCTCTGGAATTAGAAAATATCTTATTACCTGATAGGTAGTAGCCCCCATCGCTTGAGATGCTTCTATAATTCCCCTATCAACCTCAAGTAATGAGTTTTCAATGAGTCTTGAAATATAAGGTGCTATGTACACGATTAGAGGAACTATTGCGGCTTTTATTCCTATAGATGTTCCTACCACTAACCTAGTAAAGGGCATAATAGCAACAAGCAAAATAATAAAGGGCAGTGATCGAAGGATATTTATTACAACATTAAATATGCTATAAACATACTTATTCTGTAGTATCCCATCTGGCCTTGTTAACACCAAAATAAGTGCCAAGGGAATAGCTATAAGAGTTCCTATAAAAAGTGACCAGCTTACCATTAAAATAGTGTCTACAAAGGCTTTTATAAGCTGCTGTGTTGTAACTAACATTTCAACTCAACCCTTTCTACATCTATATTTTGTTTTCTTATATAATCAAAGGCCTTTTCAGCCTCATCTGAATCTCCCTGAATACCTATTATTAAATTACTAAATACCGTTTCCTGAAGTTCAGTTACAATTGCAAATAATATATTTACCTTAACCTTAAACCTTTGAGAAACCTCTGATATTAATGCTCTTTTTGAGTTTTCTCCTATAAACTTTAATTTTGCTATAATATGATAATCCCTCTCTTTTTCTATATCCTGTATTATTGAAGTAGGGATTTCATCATTTATAACTGTTTTTACAAAGCTTTTTGTAGTTTCGTGCCTCGGACTACCGAAGACCTCTAGAACTTCTCCCTGTTCTATAACCTTCCCATCCTCCATAACAGCTACTTTATTGCATATATCCTTTATAACATTCATCTCATGGGTAATTATCAAAATGGTTATTCCCATTTCACTATGAATGCGTTTTAAAAGCTCTAATATAGACTTTGTTGTTTTAGGGTCAAGTGCAGAAGTTGCCTCATCACATAGTAAAATAGAAGGATTTGTAGCAAGTGCCCTTGCTATACCTACACGCTGCTTTTGTCCCCCCGACAACTTACTAGGATAGGTGCTTGATTTATCACTTAATCCTACAAAATCTAGTACATCATTTACTCTTTTTTTAATCTCTTCCTTTGAGGCTCCTTCTAGTATCAAGGGAATTGCTACATTTTCATAAACTGTTTTTGAATTAAGAAGGTTAAAGTTCTGAAATATCATTCCTATTCTTTTTCTAACACTTCTGAGTTCCCTTTTACTTAAACTTAAAAGATTTTTTCCATCTACTATAACCTTACCTGAGGTTGGCTTTTCAAGAAGATTAACAATCCTTATTAATGTACTTTTTCCAGCTCCACTATAACCAATAACTCCAAAGATATCTCCGGAGTTAACATGAATATTAACATCTTTTAACGCTTCTACAGTATTCTCCTTACTTTTAAAGGTTTTACTTACGCCTCTAATTTCTATCATGTTACTCCCCCTGTAGTTTTTTCTAATGTAATTACAAACATATTGTTGGAATATATGTTAACAAATGTATTATAGTTTATAAAACTTAACTAGCATAATAGAAAATTCCTATACTTTTCCAGTTGGTTATTGATTTATATAGCAACAAATAAATATAGCTGTAAATACAAAAGACACCATTAGCTGCTTATAAAAGGCTAATGGTGTCTAAATATTTTAAATTCCTTCTCCTGAATATAATCCTTCTTCTTCATTTAACTTTTTTAGTGATTCTATAGCAAGGTTCTTAAAGTAAACTGCACTACCATATAAAGCGGTAGTATCAACAGTGAATTTAGGATGATGCTGTGGATATGCATCTCCTGTTCCCATATGGATGAAAACTCCTGGAATTCTCTCTTGATAATATGCAAAATCCTCTCCTCCAAGTGAAGGTGGTGAAGTTTTTACCCTAAGAGCACTTTTCATAGCTACGTTTTTTGCTACCTCAACCCATCTAGGTGAATTATCTGTAGCTGGTGGTCCTTGTCTCCATATAAATTCAGCTTCACCACCAAAACTAGTAGCAATAGATGTTGAAATTGCTCTCATTTTTTCTTCTATTAGCTTTCTTGTGTCCTTATCCAGTGTTCTAACAGTCCCCTCAATAAATGCAGTTGAAGGAATAACATTCCAAGTAGTTCCACTATGAACATTTGTTATACTAATTAAAGCGCTATCAAAGGCACTTACATTTCTAGTGATTATTGTTTGTAGTGCTGTAATTATATGAGCAGATATAATAATAGGATCTACTCCCTTTTGTGGGTGAGCAGCGTGTGTTCCTACCCCATTAATATTTATCATAAAGTGATCTACCGCTGCAGTTGGAGGGTTAAGTGTAAGTCCTATCTCCCCGACATTCAGAACCGTTGATGTGTGAACTCCAAATATAGTCCATACATCATTTAGTGCACCTGTTGCTATAACGTCCTCTGCACCGTGTCCATCCTCCTCTGCAGGTTGGAATATTATCTTAACTGTTCCCTGAAGTTCATCTTGCTTCTCCTTTAATAAAAGAGCTGCACCGATCATCGTAGCAATATGAAAATCATGTCCACAGGCATGCATTACCCCTTTGTTTAATGATCTATACTCAAGGTCTGTCTCTTCATCTATTTTAAGAGCATCAATGTCACAGCGAAGTGCCACAACAGGCCCCTTACTTTTTCCTTCTATTCGTGCTACAAGTCCTGTTTTAAGTGATGTATCTAAAACCTCAATACCCGCTTCATTAAGAATATCCTTAATCATCTGAGTTGTTTTGTACTCTTCATTTGAAAGCTCAGGATTTTGATGAAACATTTTATAACAAGTAACTAGCTCACCTTTTATGTTGTTGATTAAATTATTTATATTACTTTTATCCATAATGTCTCATCTCCTCTTATTTTAATTCCTACTTAATACATAATATTACTAGGAATTTATATTGTGAATGAATTATATCACTTATAATATTTATTCGTCAATAAGTATTTGTTAACTTATTCTTACATATTCCCCAATTGCATATATCTTACAATTATATAACTAGCCTGTCAATGTATATATTATTCTAAATCTTAACTACAAAAAGACTGTTAACTATATACTGTTAACAGCCTTAAATATATTTATTTTAATTCATCAGGAATAAACCAATAGTTATCTTTATTGTGTTCCTTCATATATTCTTTGAACTCATCTGATAGATACGCATCCTTTATATCCTTTGCCCACTGTGCATCTTTGTTTTTTTCGTCAACTACTACAACAAGCTGTAATTCCTTTAAAACATCTTCAGATAGAAGT
This genomic interval from Clostridium cylindrosporum DSM 605 contains the following:
- a CDS encoding amidohydrolase — its product is MDKSNINNLINNIKGELVTCYKMFHQNPELSNEEYKTTQMIKDILNEAGIEVLDTSLKTGLVARIEGKSKGPVVALRCDIDALKIDEETDLEYRSLNKGVMHACGHDFHIATMIGAALLLKEKQDELQGTVKIIFQPAEEDGHGAEDVIATGALNDVWTIFGVHTSTVLNVGEIGLTLNPPTAAVDHFMININGVGTHAAHPQKGVDPIIISAHIITALQTIITRNVSAFDSALISITNVHSGTTWNVIPSTAFIEGTVRTLDKDTRKLIEEKMRAISTSIATSFGGEAEFIWRQGPPATDNSPRWVEVAKNVAMKSALRVKTSPPSLGGEDFAYYQERIPGVFIHMGTGDAYPQHHPKFTVDTTALYGSAVYFKNLAIESLKKLNEEEGLYSGEGI
- a CDS encoding methionine ABC transporter ATP-binding protein, translated to MIEIRGVSKTFKSKENTVEALKDVNIHVNSGDIFGVIGYSGAGKSTLIRIVNLLEKPTSGKVIVDGKNLLSLSKRELRSVRKRIGMIFQNFNLLNSKTVYENVAIPLILEGASKEEIKKRVNDVLDFVGLSDKSSTYPSKLSGGQKQRVGIARALATNPSILLCDEATSALDPKTTKSILELLKRIHSEMGITILIITHEMNVIKDICNKVAVMEDGKVIEQGEVLEVFGSPRHETTKSFVKTVINDEIPTSIIQDIEKERDYHIIAKLKFIGENSKRALISEVSQRFKVKVNILFAIVTELQETVFSNLIIGIQGDSDEAEKAFDYIRKQNIDVERVELKC
- a CDS encoding methionine ABC transporter permease, giving the protein MLVTTQQLIKAFVDTILMVSWSLFIGTLIAIPLALILVLTRPDGILQNKYVYSIFNVVINILRSLPFIILLVAIMPFTRLVVGTSIGIKAAIVPLIVYIAPYISRLIENSLLEVDRGIIEASQAMGATTYQVIRYFLIPEAMPSLVLSITTATIGLIGATAMAGTVGAGGVGDIAISYGYERFDTLVMVITVLILIAVVQLVQNIGNYVSRKLRY
- a CDS encoding MetQ/NlpA family ABC transporter substrate-binding protein, which translates into the protein MKRKFKKALALGLISLISIASLVGCQSKTKETQGDAKVEEKKTITMGSSPGPYDVLFQEAVKPILEKKGYTIKTVDFSKFQMNNTALAEGSVDFNVSQHSAYMKTFNKEKNANLVALTPIPTVPAGLFSANHKLLDEVKKGSKVAIPQDPSNCARGLALLQKAGWIKLKEGIELTKVTLNDVAENKKDIEIVPMDSSQIPRVLKDVDFGVLPGSVVYASKVDPKTSLLAEDVLKDLQLVLVVNGKNKDAEWAKAIADAYRSDEFKTYMKEHNKDNYWFIPDEIK